The Prunus persica cultivar Lovell chromosome G7, Prunus_persica_NCBIv2, whole genome shotgun sequence genome has a segment encoding these proteins:
- the LOC18771147 gene encoding triacylglycerol lipase SDP1, whose product MDISNEASVDPFPIGPSTIVGRTIAFRVLFCKSLSQLRQQMFRTLLRLIYRCRDFLAPMFSWLHPRNPQGILAMVTIIAFLLKRYTNVKVKAEMAYRRKFWRNMMRTALTYEEWAHAARMLDKETPKMNESDLYDEEVVRNKLQELHHRREEGSLRDIMFCMRADLVRNLGNMCNPELHKEKLHVPKLIKEYIDEVSTQLRMVCDSDSEELSLEEKLAFMHETRHAFGRTALLLSGGASLGSFHVGVVKTLVEHKLLPRIIAGSSVGSIMCAVVATRSWPELQSFFEDSWHSLQFFDQMGGIFTVVKRVMTRGAVHEIRQLQMMLRHLTSNLTFQEAYDMTGRILGITVCSPRKHEPPRCLNYLTSPHVVIWSAVTASCAFPGLFEAQELMAKDRSGEIVPYHPPFNLGPEAGSMPVRRWRDGSLEIDLPMMQLKELFNVNHFIVSQANPHIAPLLRLKEFVRACGGNFAAKLAHLAEMEVKHRCNQILELGFPLGGLAKLFAQDWEGDVTVVMPATLAQYSKIIQNPTYIELQKAANQGRRCTWEKLSAIKANCGIELALDECVVILNHMRRLKRSAERAAASSHGLATTVKFSASRRIPSWNCIARENSSGSLEDFGDGASSIHQGIGASTSAIPSVKNFQTHRNIHDGSDSESESVDVNSWTRSGGPLMRTTSANKFVDFVQNLDIDAELNRSFLAIPNSATLQMGGNNQYYQSPRGTTPDRSPESTKFDKRDFGSMVSVNGSSIMVTEGDLLQPERIHNGIVFNIVKKEDLTLSSRSTHDMENYGSEVAECVQLDCPEKDMDARSASECGDADITSDICLEETAPNCQSTDQPNVDDCNHQSIVDD is encoded by the exons ATGGATATAAGCAATGAGGCCAGTGTTGATCCATTTCCTATTGGACCTTCAACCATTGTTGGTCGGACTATTGCTTTCAGGGTTTTATTTTGCAAGTCACTGTCACAGTTGAGGCAACAAATGTTTCGTACATTGTTGCGTCTCATCTATAGATGTAGGGACTTTTTGGCTCCCATGTTCTCATGGTTGCATCCACGAAATCCACAAGGGATATTGGCAATGGTGACAATTATTGCTTTTTTGTTGAAGCGATACACAAATGTAAAAGTCAAGGCTGAAATGGCTTATCGGAGGAAATTTTGGAGAAATATGATGAGAACTGCATTGACTTATGAGGAGTGGGCTCATGCTGCTAGGATGCTTGATAAAGAGACCCCAAAGATGAATGAATCAGACCTTTATGATGAAGAAGTAGTTAGGAATAAGCTTCAAGAGCTCCACCACCGTCGTGAAGAGGGTTCTCTCAGAGATATAATGTTCTGCATGCGAGCAGATCTTGTTAGAAATCTTGGTAATATGTGCAACCCTGAGCTTCACAAGGAGAAACTTCATGTTCCCAAACTCATAAAGGAATACATCGATGAGGTCTCAACTCAGTTGAGAATGGTCTGTGATTCAGACTCAGAAGAGCTCTCATTGGAAGAGAAGCTTGCTTTCATGCATGAAACAAGACATGCTTTTGGGAGAACTGCCCTGCTTTTGAGTGGGGGTGCTTCTCTTGGATCTTTCCATGTGGGTGTGGTTAAAACGCTGGTGGAACATAAGCTTTTGCCAAGAATAATTGCTGGTTCTAGTGTGGGGTCCATTATGTGTGCTGTTGTTGCCACTAGGTCTTGGCCTGAGCTCCAAAGTTTCTTTGAGGATTCTTGGCACTCATTGCAGTTTTTTGATCAGATGGGTGGGATTTTTACAGTTGTCAAGAGGGTCATGACACGCGGGGCAGTTCATGAGATCAGGCAGTTGCAAATGATGTTAAGGCATTTAACGAGTAATCTTACATTCCAAGAAGCTTATGACATGACAGGTCGAATTCTTGGGATAACTGTTTGCTCCCCAAGGAAGCACGAGCCACCTAGATGCCTTAACTACTTGACTTCACCTCATGTTGTTATATGGAGTGCAGTGACAGCTTCTTGTGCTTTTCCAGGCCTTTTTGAGGCTCAGGAACTAATGGCAAAAGATAGAAGTGGAGAGATTGTTCCTTATCATCCTCCATTTAATTTGGGTCCAGAGGCAGGGTCAATGCCAGTGCGTAGATGGAGGGATGGTAGCTTGGAGATAGATTTACCTATGATGCAGCTGAAAGAACTGTTCAACGTTAATCATTTTATTGTCAGTCAGGCAAATCCTCACATTGCACCATTGTTAAGGCTAAAGGAATTTGTGAGAGCTTGTGGAGGCAACTTTGCTGCCAAG CTTGCTCATCTTGCTGAGATGGAGGTGAAACATAGATGTAACCAGATCCTGGAACTTGGTTTTCCATTAGGTGGACTTGCGAAACTGTTTGCTCAAGATTGGGAGGGTGACGTTACTGTTGTTATGCCTGCCACACTTGCTCAG TActcaaaaattatacaaaaccCAACATATATTGAACTTCAAAAGGCGGCCAATCAAGGTAGAAGATGCACTTGGGAGAAGCTCTCGGCCATAAAAGCAAACTGTGGCATTGAGCTTGCTCTTGATGAGTGTGTTGTAATTCTCAACCACATGCGCAGACTCAAAAGAAGTGCTGAAAGAGCTGCAGCTTCTTCTCATGGCCTAGCTACTACAGTCAAATTCAGTGCATCAAGAAGAATTCCTTCTTGGAATTGTATTGCTCGTGAGAATTCAAGTGGTTCCCTTGAAGACTTTGGAGATGGTGCTTCCTCAATCCATCAAGGTATTGGTGCATCCACCAGTGCAATTCCTTCTGTAAAAAACTTTCAAACGCACCGCAATATACATGATGGAAGTGACAGTGAATCTGAGAGCGTTGACGTTAATTCTTGGACTAGATCAGGTGGACCTTTGATGAGAACAACATCAGCAAATAAATTCGTCGACTTTGTCCAAAATTTGGACATTGATGCTGAACTGAACAGAAGTTTTCTGGCTATTCCTAACTCAGCAACGCTTCAGATGGGAGGCAATAATCAGTATTATCAAAGCCCAAGGGGTACAACACCTGACAGAAGTCCCGAAAGCACTAAATTCGATAAGAGGGATTTTGGAAGTATGGTTTCAGTAAATGGTTCAAGCATTATGGTGACTGAAGGTGATCTTTTGCAGCCTGAAAGGATACATAATGGGATTGTATTCAATATTGTGAAGAAAGAAGACTTAACATTGTCAAGTAGGAGTACTCATGACATGGAAAATTACGGCAGTGAAGTTGCTGAATGCGTGCAACTTGATTGTCCGGAAAAGGACATGGATGCTAGATCTGCATCTGAATGCGGTGATGCTGATATCACTTCAGACATCTGCTTAGAAGAAACGGCACCCAATTGCCAGTCGACGGATCAACCTAATGTAGATGATTGTAATCATCAGAGCATTGTGGATGATTGA